A genomic stretch from Dissulfurispira thermophila includes:
- a CDS encoding transposase, with protein sequence MRGDKWDEYFYHAIATNLKIGVGIEQMPCGELEANAMYFSVGVLTCNLMIAQKYFVIQEGYQNCTIATLRWKLVQIAARIAKYSNRVRLKIATTVKKFNHYIRMIKRMEAIAALPY encoded by the coding sequence GTGAGAGGGGACAAGTGGGATGAATACTTTTATCATGCAATAGCGACAAATCTGAAGATAGGGGTAGGGATAGAGCAAATGCCGTGCGGGGAGCTTGAGGCAAACGCGATGTATTTCAGCGTTGGTGTGTTGACCTGCAATCTCATGATAGCCCAGAAGTATTTTGTAATACAGGAAGGGTATCAGAACTGCACGATAGCTACGCTGAGATGGAAACTTGTGCAGATAGCAGCGCGGATAGCGAAATATAGTAACAGAGTGCGGCTCAAGATAGCCACTACTGTAAAGAAATTCAATCATTACATAAGGATGATAAAAAGGATGGAGGCTATAGCAGCCTTACCGTATTGA